Proteins found in one Zea mays cultivar B73 chromosome 1, Zm-B73-REFERENCE-NAM-5.0, whole genome shotgun sequence genomic segment:
- the LOC100284987 gene encoding prenylated Rab receptor 2, whose product MRNSAAAQPSSPAATYVSGAAYVAPASSAAMYGSGASYVAPAASAPGGGGYIYPAPASSGGSAGYSKIPTYPAVPSAYPNPSRLPPRVSTHAPVEDPTALPSPLAKAGELVTRLREQGQVLIAARRPWGEVFRAPAFSKPPSLGEAIARMRRNTAYFRANYALAVLAVVAASLLWHPGTLFVLLFLCAAWFFLYFARPAQGGQPLRVLGMEFDDGSVLAALCGVTVIAMLFTSVGWNVVGSVMIGGALVSAHAALRTTDDLFLTEQEAAGDGLLAAGMSAAGPILPTYVRIG is encoded by the coding sequence ATGCGCAACTCCGCCGCCGCCCAGCCCTCTTCTCCCGCCGCCACGTACGTCTCAGGCGCCGCCTACGTCGCGCCCGCCTCCTCCGCCGCCATGTACGGCTCAGGCGCCTCCTACGTCGCGCCCGCCGCTTCCGCCCCCGGCGGCGGCGGGTACATCTATCCTGCGCCCGCCTCCTCCGGCGGCAGCGCCGGCTACTCCAAGATCCCAACCTACCCGGCGGTCCCGTCGGCGTATCCCAACCCCAGCCGTCTCCCGCCGCGAGTCTCCACCCACGCCCCGGTCGAGGACCCCACAGCGCTGCCCTCGCCGCTGGccaaggcgggcgagctcgtgacGCGGCTCCGCGAGCAGGGGCAGGTGCTCATCGCGGCGCGCCGGCCGTGGGGCGAGGTCTTCCGCGCGCCGGCCTTCTCCAAGCCGCCGTCGCTCGGGGAGGCGATCGCCCGGATGCGCCGCAACACCGCCTACTTCCGCGCCAACTACGCGCTGGCCGTGCTCGCCGTCGTGGCGGCCTCGCTGCTCTGGCACCCCGGCACGCTCTTCGTGCTTCTCTTCCTCTGCGCCGCCTGGTTCTTCCTCTACTTCGCGCGGCCCGCGCAGGGCGGGCAGCCGCTCAGGGTCCTGGGGATGGAGTTCGACGACGGCTCCGTGCTCGCCGCGCTCTGCGGGGTCACCGTCATCGCCATGCTCTTCACCAGCGTCGGCTGGAACGTGGTGGGCTCCGTCATGATCGGGGGCGCGCTGGTCAGCGCCCACGCCGCGCTCAGGACCACCGACGACCTCTTCCTCACGGAGCAGGAGGCCGCTGGGGACGGCCTGTTGGCAGCTGGCATGAGCGCCGCCGGGCCCATCTTGCCCACCTATGTCCGCATTGGTTGA